In the Balaenoptera acutorostrata chromosome 7, mBalAcu1.1, whole genome shotgun sequence genome, one interval contains:
- the LOC103016503 gene encoding lanosterol 14-alpha demethylase isoform X2 — MVMLGLLQAGRSVLGQAMEQVTGGNLLSMLLIACAFTLSLVYLLRLAVSHLATLPAGAKSPPYIFSPVPFLGHAIAFGKSPVEFLENAYEKYGPVFSFTMVGKTFTYLLGSDAAALLFNSKNEDLNAEDVYSRLTTPVFGKGVAYDVPNPVFLEQKKMLKSGLNIAHFRQHVSIIEKETKEYFQSWGESGEKNLFEALSELIILTASHCLHGKEIRSQLNEKVAQLYADLDGGFSHAAWLLPGWLPLPSFRDGHPLTDDEVAGMLIGLLLAGQHTSSTTSAWMGFFLARDKTLQEKCYLEQKTVCGENLPPLTYDQLKDLNFLDRCIKETLRLRPPIMTMMRMAKTPQTVAGYTIPPGHQVCVSPTVNQRLKDSWVERLDFNPDRYLQDNPASGEKFAYVPFGAGRHRCIGENFAYVQIKTIWSTMLRLYEFDLTDGYFPTVNYTTMIHTPENPVIRYKRRSK, encoded by the exons ATGGTGATGCTGGGCTTACTGCAAGCGGGCAGGTCGGTGCTGGGGCAGGCTATGGAGCAAGTAACAGGCGGCAACCTCCTATCCATGCTACTCATTGCCTGCGCCTTCACGCTCAGCCTGGTCTACCTGCTCCGCCTCGCCGTCAGCCACCTGGCCACACTGCCGGCTGGGGCG AAAAGTCCACCCTACATTTTCTCTCCAGTTCCATTCCTTGGACATGCTATAGCATTTGGGAAAAGTCCAGTTGAATTCCTAGAAAATGCATACGAGAAG TATGGACCTGTATTTAGTTTTACCATGGTGGGCAAGACGTTTACCTACCTTCTGGGGAGTGATGCTGCTGCACTgctttttaatagtaaaaatgaaGACTTGAATGCAGAAGATGTCTACAGTCGTCTGACAACACCTGTGTTTGGGAAGGGAGTTGCCTATGATGTGCCTAATCCA gttttcttggaacagaagaaaatgttaaaaagtggTCTTAACATAGCCCACTTTAGACAGCATGTTtctataattgaaaaagaaacaaaggagtaCTTTCAAAGTTGGGGAGAAAGTGgagaaaaaa ATTTGTTTGAAGCTCTTTCTGAGCTCATAATTTTAACAGCTAGCCATTGTTTACATGGAAAGGAAATCAGAAGTCAACTCAATGAGAAGGTGGCACAACTGTATGCAGATTTGGATGGAGGTTTTAGCCACGCAGCCTGGCTCTTGCCAGGCTGGCTCCCTTTGCCTAGTTTCAG GGATGGGCATCCTTTGACAGATGATGAAGTAGCAGGCATGCTTATTGGACTGCTCTTGGCAGGGCAGCATACATCCTCAACTACCAGCGCCTGGATGGGCTTCTTTTTGGCCAGAGACAAAACACTTCAAGAAAAATGTTACTTAGAACAGAAAACAGTCTGTGGAGAGAATCTGCCTCCCTTAACTTATGACCAG ctcAAGGATCTAAATTTTCTTGATCGCTGCATAAAAGAAACATTAAGACTTCGACCTCCTATAATGACCATGATGAGAATGGCCAAAACTCCTCAG ACTGTGGCAGGGTATACCATTCCTCCAGGACATCAGGTGTGTGTTTCTCCCACTGTCAACCAAAGACTTAAAGACTCATGGGTAGAACGTCTGGACTTTAATCCTGATCGCTACTTACAGGACAATCCAGCATCAGGAGAGAAGTTTGCTTATGTGCCATTTGGAGCTG GGCGTCATCGTTGTATTGGGGAGAATTTTGCTTATGTTCAAATCAAGACAATTTGGTCCACTATGCTTCGTTTATATGAATTTGATCTCACtgatggatattttcccactgtaAATTATACAACAATGATTCACACCCCTGAAAACCCAGTTATCCGATACAAACGAAgatcaaaatga
- the LOC103016503 gene encoding lanosterol 14-alpha demethylase isoform X1 produces the protein MVMLGLLQAGRSVLGQAMEQVTGGNLLSMLLIACAFTLSLVYLLRLAVSHLATLPAGAKSPPYIFSPVPFLGHAIAFGKSPVEFLENAYEKYGPVFSFTMVGKTFTYLLGSDAAALLFNSKNEDLNAEDVYSRLTTPVFGKGVAYDVPNPVFLEQKKMLKSGLNIAHFRQHVSIIEKETKEYFQSWGESGEKNLFEALSELIILTASHCLHGKEIRSQLNEKVAQLYADLDGGFSHAAWLLPGWLPLPSFRRRDRAHREIKNIFYKAIQKRRESGEKIDDILQTLLDSTYKDGHPLTDDEVAGMLIGLLLAGQHTSSTTSAWMGFFLARDKTLQEKCYLEQKTVCGENLPPLTYDQLKDLNFLDRCIKETLRLRPPIMTMMRMAKTPQTVAGYTIPPGHQVCVSPTVNQRLKDSWVERLDFNPDRYLQDNPASGEKFAYVPFGAGRHRCIGENFAYVQIKTIWSTMLRLYEFDLTDGYFPTVNYTTMIHTPENPVIRYKRRSK, from the exons ATGGTGATGCTGGGCTTACTGCAAGCGGGCAGGTCGGTGCTGGGGCAGGCTATGGAGCAAGTAACAGGCGGCAACCTCCTATCCATGCTACTCATTGCCTGCGCCTTCACGCTCAGCCTGGTCTACCTGCTCCGCCTCGCCGTCAGCCACCTGGCCACACTGCCGGCTGGGGCG AAAAGTCCACCCTACATTTTCTCTCCAGTTCCATTCCTTGGACATGCTATAGCATTTGGGAAAAGTCCAGTTGAATTCCTAGAAAATGCATACGAGAAG TATGGACCTGTATTTAGTTTTACCATGGTGGGCAAGACGTTTACCTACCTTCTGGGGAGTGATGCTGCTGCACTgctttttaatagtaaaaatgaaGACTTGAATGCAGAAGATGTCTACAGTCGTCTGACAACACCTGTGTTTGGGAAGGGAGTTGCCTATGATGTGCCTAATCCA gttttcttggaacagaagaaaatgttaaaaagtggTCTTAACATAGCCCACTTTAGACAGCATGTTtctataattgaaaaagaaacaaaggagtaCTTTCAAAGTTGGGGAGAAAGTGgagaaaaaa ATTTGTTTGAAGCTCTTTCTGAGCTCATAATTTTAACAGCTAGCCATTGTTTACATGGAAAGGAAATCAGAAGTCAACTCAATGAGAAGGTGGCACAACTGTATGCAGATTTGGATGGAGGTTTTAGCCACGCAGCCTGGCTCTTGCCAGGCTGGCTCCCTTTGCCTAGTTTCAG ACGCAGGGACAGAGCTCATCGAGAGATCAAGAATATTTTCTATAAGGCAATCCAGAAACGCAGAGAATCAGGAGAAAAAATTGATGACATTCTCCAAACTTTACTAGATTCTACTTACAA GGATGGGCATCCTTTGACAGATGATGAAGTAGCAGGCATGCTTATTGGACTGCTCTTGGCAGGGCAGCATACATCCTCAACTACCAGCGCCTGGATGGGCTTCTTTTTGGCCAGAGACAAAACACTTCAAGAAAAATGTTACTTAGAACAGAAAACAGTCTGTGGAGAGAATCTGCCTCCCTTAACTTATGACCAG ctcAAGGATCTAAATTTTCTTGATCGCTGCATAAAAGAAACATTAAGACTTCGACCTCCTATAATGACCATGATGAGAATGGCCAAAACTCCTCAG ACTGTGGCAGGGTATACCATTCCTCCAGGACATCAGGTGTGTGTTTCTCCCACTGTCAACCAAAGACTTAAAGACTCATGGGTAGAACGTCTGGACTTTAATCCTGATCGCTACTTACAGGACAATCCAGCATCAGGAGAGAAGTTTGCTTATGTGCCATTTGGAGCTG GGCGTCATCGTTGTATTGGGGAGAATTTTGCTTATGTTCAAATCAAGACAATTTGGTCCACTATGCTTCGTTTATATGAATTTGATCTCACtgatggatattttcccactgtaAATTATACAACAATGATTCACACCCCTGAAAACCCAGTTATCCGATACAAACGAAgatcaaaatga